The Sporomusa termitida genome has a window encoding:
- a CDS encoding BMC domain-containing protein, producing MEYFGEEALGLVETRGMVPAIQAADVMCKTADVVLVSYENVGSGLVTVMVKGDVAAVRSAVEKGAAAAAAIGEMTAAHVMPRPVSRVGKIVSKHDIDAG from the coding sequence ATGGAATACTTTGGGGAAGAAGCATTGGGCCTTGTTGAAACAAGAGGTATGGTACCGGCAATTCAAGCGGCAGATGTCATGTGTAAAACGGCTGACGTTGTGCTTGTTTCGTATGAGAATGTGGGTTCCGGGCTGGTCACGGTCATGGTGAAAGGCGATGTTGCGGCAGTGCGGTCGGCGGTAGAAAAAGGTGCGGCGGCGGCCGCCGCCATTGGCGAGATGACAGCCGCCCACGTCATGCCGCGTCCTGTCAGCAGGGTGGGGAAAATTGTCTCTAAACATGATATTGATGCCGGCTAA
- the mqnE gene encoding aminofutalosine synthase MqnE, producing MDQLALIEEKVYKGERLTKEEGLYLLASNELLRIGKLAYSVKCRKSQNKVYYNVNRHINLTNICAARCKLCAFGCDADAPQAYIMDKEQALAIARAAVRQAPELTELHIVSALHPDRPFAYYTDIVQSIHAEFPSLHIKAFTAVEIVHFAKISGKSIAEVLTVLKTAGLRSLPGGGAEILNDRVRGLICEKKASAGEWIEVARTAHNLGLHTNATMLYGHVETPAERIDHLITLRSLQDETGGFQAFIPLPFHPENTGLANVKQSTAWENLKMLAVSRLLLDNFDHIKGFWIMLTVPIAQLSLACGVDDLDGTVVEEKIVHSAGAKTALGISKADIIALIRETGHLPVERDTLYGEVQVHREGEAV from the coding sequence TTGGATCAATTAGCATTAATTGAAGAAAAAGTGTATAAGGGAGAAAGGCTTACGAAGGAAGAAGGGCTGTATTTGCTGGCGTCCAACGAGCTTTTGCGGATTGGGAAACTGGCTTACAGCGTAAAGTGCCGTAAATCGCAAAACAAAGTATATTATAACGTCAACAGGCATATTAATCTGACCAACATTTGTGCGGCCCGTTGCAAATTATGCGCCTTCGGCTGTGATGCCGACGCGCCGCAGGCCTATATAATGGATAAAGAGCAAGCACTGGCCATTGCGCGCGCGGCGGTCAGGCAGGCGCCGGAGCTAACAGAATTGCATATCGTGAGCGCCCTCCATCCGGACAGGCCTTTTGCCTATTATACAGATATTGTGCAGAGCATCCACGCCGAGTTTCCCAGCCTGCACATAAAAGCCTTTACGGCCGTGGAGATTGTACATTTTGCCAAAATCTCCGGCAAGAGCATTGCCGAGGTCCTGACAGTCCTCAAAACAGCCGGCTTACGCTCTCTGCCGGGCGGCGGCGCCGAAATACTTAACGACCGGGTGCGGGGACTGATCTGTGAGAAAAAAGCCAGTGCCGGCGAATGGATCGAGGTGGCCCGCACGGCCCATAATCTGGGGCTGCACACCAATGCCACTATGCTTTACGGTCATGTGGAGACACCGGCGGAGCGGATTGACCACCTGATTACCCTGAGGTCCCTGCAGGACGAGACTGGCGGCTTTCAGGCTTTTATCCCCCTGCCTTTTCACCCGGAAAACACAGGCTTGGCTAATGTCAAACAGAGTACAGCCTGGGAGAATCTCAAGATGCTTGCTGTCAGCCGCCTGCTGCTGGATAACTTTGATCATATCAAAGGGTTTTGGATTATGTTGACTGTGCCGATTGCCCAGCTCTCCCTGGCTTGCGGTGTCGATGATTTGGATGGCACGGTAGTGGAAGAGAAAATCGTCCATTCGGCCGGGGCCAAAACCGCTCTGGGGATTTCCAAAGCCGATATTATTGCGTTAATCCGGGAAACCGGGCATCTGCCGGTGGAACGCGACACCTTGTATGGTGAAGTGCAGGTTCACCGGGAAGGGGAAGCGGTATGA
- a CDS encoding menaquinone biosynthetic enzyme MqnA/MqnD family protein, whose translation MGHIQFINCLPLYYGLVKSHVLWDVDLIKGTPTELNRCLIEETLDICPISSIEYARHWREFMMVPDIAVGSDGPVTSIFLVSKFSIQALGGKRIALTNTSATSQVLLKIILRDGYGIDPICFESPPNLGAMLLEADAALLIGDPALQIHYQVPPGLYAYDLGAEWKQLTGLKMVFAVWAIRRSYAANNPAVVREVARVFIKSLRYSEQRIDQVAKDAARWEPFSAGFLQEYFMTLQYGFDAGHQAGLLEYYRRASALGYIAEIPRLDFLEV comes from the coding sequence GTGGGACATATTCAGTTTATCAATTGCCTGCCGCTTTATTATGGGCTGGTAAAAAGCCATGTGTTATGGGACGTGGACCTGATAAAAGGCACACCTACAGAATTAAACCGGTGCCTGATCGAGGAAACCCTGGATATTTGTCCAATTTCATCGATTGAATATGCCCGCCACTGGCGGGAATTTATGATGGTTCCCGACATTGCCGTGGGCAGTGACGGCCCTGTCACAAGTATCTTTCTGGTCAGCAAATTTTCCATTCAGGCATTAGGCGGCAAACGGATAGCTCTTACCAATACCTCAGCGACATCGCAGGTCCTGCTGAAAATCATATTGCGCGACGGCTATGGCATTGACCCCATTTGTTTTGAATCGCCGCCGAATCTGGGGGCGATGCTGCTGGAGGCCGATGCGGCCCTGCTCATTGGCGACCCGGCCTTGCAGATCCACTATCAAGTGCCGCCAGGCCTGTACGCCTATGATTTAGGAGCAGAGTGGAAACAACTTACCGGCCTTAAGATGGTGTTTGCCGTTTGGGCGATCCGCAGAAGTTATGCGGCCAATAATCCCGCGGTGGTCCGGGAAGTCGCCCGGGTTTTTATAAAATCACTGCGCTACAGCGAACAGCGTATCGACCAGGTGGCTAAAGATGCGGCGCGGTGGGAGCCGTTCAGTGCCGGGTTTCTGCAGGAATATTTTATGACACTGCAGTATGGTTTTGATGCCGGCCATCAGGCCGGTCTGCTGGAATACTACCGCCGGGCGTCCGCGCTTGGCTATATTGCCGAAATTCCACGGCTCGATTTTCTGGAGGTATAA
- a CDS encoding phosphotransferase has product MRMEELVQEKLRHVFHDKSMVFDKSRFAGGLTNYNYIMEIKGIEYVIRQPGGMTEQIIDRKIERVNNNIASELGVNSNCIYFDENSGIKISIYINNSQNMAHADPSLPQNLTAVSRLMKKIHSLPQHFANRFDWQTELHKYEQIIEQLHGDLFFDYTRLKDQLVNFVQKNGQNAILVPCHNDTVPENFIIDDAGRTYLIDWEYSGMNDPCWDVAAYMLESRLSAEAIDYLIQDYFHRPLTPVEELRIKSFMMAQDLLWTAWALIRHYNGDDFLEYCTIRYERFRKNIKTISKSPACAIAGMVMS; this is encoded by the coding sequence ATGAGAATGGAAGAATTAGTACAAGAAAAGCTGCGCCATGTTTTTCATGATAAAAGCATGGTCTTCGATAAATCCCGCTTTGCCGGCGGCCTTACCAATTACAACTATATTATGGAGATTAAGGGCATTGAATATGTCATCAGGCAACCTGGCGGCATGACAGAACAGATTATTGACCGAAAAATAGAAAGGGTCAATAATAATATCGCCTCAGAGCTCGGCGTAAATTCTAATTGTATTTATTTTGATGAAAACAGCGGCATCAAAATCAGCATCTATATAAACAACAGCCAAAATATGGCCCACGCCGATCCCAGCCTACCACAGAATCTGACAGCAGTTTCCCGGTTAATGAAAAAGATTCACTCCCTGCCCCAACATTTTGCCAACCGCTTCGATTGGCAAACAGAGCTGCATAAATACGAACAGATCATAGAGCAGCTGCACGGCGACCTCTTCTTTGATTACACACGCTTAAAAGATCAATTAGTCAATTTTGTCCAAAAAAATGGCCAAAATGCAATTCTTGTCCCTTGTCACAATGATACAGTGCCTGAGAACTTTATCATCGACGACGCCGGCAGAACCTATCTTATTGACTGGGAGTATTCCGGCATGAACGATCCCTGTTGGGACGTGGCCGCCTACATGCTTGAATCCAGGCTATCGGCAGAAGCGATCGACTATTTAATCCAGGACTATTTCCACCGGCCACTGACCCCGGTGGAGGAATTAAGAATAAAAAGCTTTATGATGGCCCAGGATTTACTCTGGACAGCCTGGGCATTAATCAGGCATTACAACGGCGATGACTTTCTGGAATACTGCACTATCAGATACGAACGCTTCCGGAAAAATATCAAAACAATATCCAAATCACCCGCTTGCGCCATTGCCGGTATGGTCATGAGTTAG
- a CDS encoding MFS transporter: MKLLWILGISGFLVNADSRAIAPVLPAIADDLMIREAAVGLLVSAFTIPYGLLQLVYGPIADKFGKLQTISVALFLFALAELACSYADSFTSLLVFRIFSGTFAAGIIPVSLAQIGDSFTFAERPKAISFFMSLSMSGQALGIVLGSMLAHFFSWKFIFLAIGLAGMLVGLAFLREKSRLVHIPPKEQIPLKERYKRIFASRRSRTVYLAVGLEGVVLFGGFTYLGVYGNKVLGLDYFSVGLLTAGFSVAAFIGSYFISPIIKQVGQHRMPLIGSSLLTCAFGLIWLIPHWGALLAGFLLLGLGFIVLHTTLQTYATELLPEARSTCMSLFAFFLFLGNGIGPAGLGWVYEAGGAQVMLAATTVSLLVYTMYCKLAFRQFAGSSIMKG, encoded by the coding sequence ATGAAGTTATTATGGATACTTGGCATTAGCGGTTTTTTGGTCAATGCCGATAGCCGGGCAATTGCGCCGGTATTACCAGCTATTGCCGACGATTTAATGATCAGGGAAGCTGCGGTCGGTCTGCTGGTTTCGGCTTTTACTATTCCCTATGGATTATTGCAGTTAGTATATGGACCTATTGCCGATAAATTCGGCAAATTACAGACCATCTCAGTTGCCCTTTTTTTATTCGCCTTGGCCGAGCTTGCGTGCAGCTATGCTGATAGTTTTACTTCTCTGTTGGTATTCCGAATATTTAGCGGAACTTTTGCCGCTGGCATTATTCCGGTTTCGCTCGCCCAAATTGGCGACAGTTTTACTTTTGCGGAGCGTCCTAAAGCAATTTCTTTCTTTATGTCGCTGTCCATGTCCGGCCAGGCCCTGGGTATCGTACTTGGCTCCATGCTGGCTCATTTTTTTAGCTGGAAGTTTATATTTTTAGCAATTGGCCTTGCTGGAATGCTAGTTGGGCTTGCATTTTTAAGGGAGAAGTCACGGCTGGTACATATACCCCCAAAAGAACAAATCCCGTTAAAAGAACGATATAAAAGAATCTTTGCCAGCCGTCGCTCACGGACAGTTTATTTAGCAGTAGGCTTAGAAGGTGTAGTTTTATTTGGCGGCTTTACCTATCTGGGGGTTTACGGGAATAAGGTTCTGGGACTGGATTATTTTTCTGTTGGCTTACTAACCGCTGGCTTTAGTGTCGCTGCTTTTATTGGCAGCTATTTTATCAGCCCGATTATCAAGCAGGTTGGCCAACATAGAATGCCGTTAATAGGTTCCTCCCTGCTTACCTGTGCGTTTGGCCTTATATGGCTGATACCTCACTGGGGTGCATTATTGGCAGGCTTTTTATTGCTGGGGCTGGGGTTCATTGTTCTTCATACCACCCTGCAGACCTACGCAACCGAGCTTTTGCCTGAAGCCAGGTCAACCTGCATGTCCCTGTTTGCCTTTTTTTTATTTCTCGGTAATGGCATCGGTCCCGCTGGCCTGGGCTGGGTGTATGAGGCGGGCGGGGCGCAAGTCATGCTGGCGGCAACAACAGTCAGTTTGCTGGTGTATACAATGTATTGCAAGCTGGCCTTCAGGCAGTTTGCAGGGTCCTCTATTATGAAGGGCTAG
- a CDS encoding MtaA/CmuA family methyltransferase has protein sequence MAGPEMSPRERVLAVFNRKPCDRVPVINPTSLATLESMRLANAYFPNAHLQGDAMAALAAVGHDTLGFDSVTPYFSVHAEAAALGCCMDWGKPDSLPRVLESPGGEPDDFVLPPNFLDRKPVKTVLQAIKALKKKYGAKVAVIGKVIGPWTLAYHLYGTADFLLSVVLEPEKVHRYLRNLAKVPLLFAQAQFEAGADILTWADHVTADLISAKSYEEFLLPVHQHCNKQLVKAGPVILHVCGPVIDRLDLFCQAGFEAFHLDSRNDASVAAGIAGERLILAGNINNPATLLGGTAADIKEAVHYALDGGIQLIAPECALPCRVANRNLMEIVRAAHCWKAV, from the coding sequence TTGGCAGGACCAGAGATGAGTCCCCGCGAGCGGGTACTGGCGGTATTTAACCGCAAGCCCTGTGACCGGGTTCCGGTTATCAATCCAACATCGCTGGCAACACTGGAAAGTATGCGCCTGGCCAATGCCTATTTCCCGAACGCGCATCTTCAGGGCGATGCTATGGCCGCGCTGGCGGCGGTTGGCCACGACACGCTGGGATTTGACAGTGTTACCCCCTATTTTTCCGTACATGCAGAGGCAGCAGCCTTAGGGTGCTGCATGGACTGGGGTAAACCGGATAGTCTGCCCCGGGTCCTCGAATCTCCAGGCGGCGAACCGGATGATTTTGTACTGCCGCCTAACTTCCTGGACAGAAAGCCTGTAAAGACGGTATTGCAGGCGATCAAAGCCCTAAAAAAGAAATATGGCGCCAAAGTGGCTGTTATCGGCAAGGTAATTGGCCCCTGGACACTGGCCTATCATTTATACGGCACGGCTGACTTTCTGTTATCTGTTGTTTTGGAACCGGAGAAAGTCCACCGCTATCTGAGGAACCTGGCAAAGGTGCCGCTATTGTTCGCTCAGGCTCAGTTTGAGGCCGGAGCCGACATCCTTACCTGGGCGGATCACGTGACTGCTGATTTAATTAGTGCTAAATCCTATGAGGAATTCCTGCTGCCGGTACATCAGCATTGTAATAAGCAGTTAGTAAAAGCCGGACCGGTTATCCTGCATGTGTGCGGACCGGTAATTGACCGGTTGGATTTATTCTGCCAGGCTGGTTTTGAAGCCTTCCACCTGGATTCAAGAAACGATGCCTCAGTAGCTGCCGGAATCGCAGGAGAGCGGCTGATTTTAGCCGGTAATATCAATAATCCTGCTACCTTGCTGGGTGGCACTGCGGCAGATATCAAAGAGGCTGTACATTATGCCCTGGATGGCGGTATTCAATTAATCGCCCCGGAATGCGCCCTCCCCTGCCGGGTTGCTAACAGGAATCTAATGGAAATTGTGCGTGCGGCTCATTGCTGGAAAGCCGTATAA
- the mqnC gene encoding cyclic dehypoxanthinyl futalosine synthase, giving the protein MGTDWRQILNREWQKSPLTDEEALLLLQAADIWELGQAADLMRQHHHPDSPVTFIIDRNINYTNVCTNQCKFCAFYRQADAQDAYLLDDQSIYQKIGETIAAGGTQIMLQGGLHPGLGLAYFEKLLRGIKERFAITIHSLSPTEIVDLAAKERLTVQETLSRLKKAGLDSLPGGGAEILDDAVRLRVSPDKISVQQWLDTMATAHRLGMATTATMVIGLGETYQQRINHLRVVRELQALTGGFRAFIMWTFQPGNTQLGGGKASSWEYLRTLAVARLYLHNIKHLQGSWVTQGQSIGQLTLAFGANDLGSIMLEENVVRAAGTANHMSTEYMVDIIRGAGKKAAQRDTAYNIIKMY; this is encoded by the coding sequence ATGGGTACCGATTGGCGGCAGATTTTGAACAGGGAATGGCAGAAATCCCCGCTTACCGACGAAGAAGCGCTGCTGCTGCTGCAGGCGGCAGACATCTGGGAATTGGGACAGGCCGCTGATTTGATGCGGCAGCACCATCACCCCGATTCGCCGGTGACGTTTATTATTGACCGGAACATCAATTATACCAACGTGTGCACAAATCAGTGCAAGTTTTGCGCCTTCTACCGTCAGGCCGATGCCCAAGATGCCTATTTGCTTGATGATCAGAGCATTTATCAGAAAATCGGGGAGACTATTGCTGCCGGCGGTACGCAAATCATGCTGCAGGGAGGGCTGCATCCCGGGCTGGGACTGGCCTATTTTGAAAAACTGCTGCGAGGCATTAAGGAACGGTTTGCTATTACCATTCACTCGCTGTCGCCGACGGAGATTGTTGATTTGGCGGCCAAGGAGCGCCTGACCGTGCAAGAGACTCTTAGCCGGCTTAAAAAGGCGGGACTGGATTCCCTGCCCGGGGGCGGGGCGGAGATACTTGATGATGCCGTCCGGTTACGGGTCAGCCCTGACAAGATTTCCGTACAGCAGTGGTTAGACACGATGGCAACCGCGCACAGGCTGGGTATGGCAACAACCGCGACCATGGTAATCGGGCTGGGAGAAACTTATCAGCAACGCATCAACCACCTGCGGGTTGTACGGGAACTGCAGGCCCTGACCGGCGGCTTTCGAGCCTTCATCATGTGGACCTTTCAACCCGGTAACACTCAATTGGGGGGAGGGAAGGCCTCGTCCTGGGAGTATCTGCGGACATTAGCCGTAGCCCGGCTTTACCTGCATAACATCAAACATTTGCAGGGGTCCTGGGTTACCCAGGGGCAGTCTATTGGGCAGTTAACGCTGGCGTTTGGTGCTAATGACTTAGGCAGCATTATGCTGGAAGAAAATGTGGTGCGCGCAGCAGGGACTGCCAATCACATGTCAACAGAATATATGGTGGATATCATTCGCGGCGCTGGTAAAAAAGCGGCCCAGCGGGATACCGCCTATAATATTATCAAAATGTATTAA
- a CDS encoding PucR family transcriptional regulator, protein MNAVFNHFLRVLEKIDTSAVNAVQLIDRGGQIIAKSRAEAENIAEPIVQSMLQAVDDSKPRKILYDNSGEYTVVAVPVAVNLRLFALILVETMNLKSGEQVANTLRASLEAFIEHLAAQHQVEADTDRDAVIIKEILETETGHLHTASYKIFRILKTYNIDLFLLRSVILIQLEKKTNDFFNINLDLGYEASIKTFKDNVVQVIKNNKYLNNQDLVAFADNDHIVVIKSFLSNKDIGRLYYALDIICQGIIHDLDAAKIFTYRVAYGRLYSNFLELVHSYTEAKKTIYLGELFQDNPGLYSADQGLLEHINYYLPHIIRHKSISPVLAGIKKEGGNPDLELLQIIEAYIDQNTNLTKTASLLHLHRNTIAQKVDRFKKKTGLDPENSFKDAFIIKMAALTVKLNKS, encoded by the coding sequence ATGAATGCAGTATTTAATCATTTTCTCAGGGTTCTTGAAAAAATCGATACTTCTGCAGTAAACGCCGTGCAGCTTATAGACCGTGGCGGACAGATCATTGCCAAAAGCAGAGCGGAAGCTGAAAATATTGCCGAGCCGATTGTGCAAAGTATGCTTCAGGCTGTTGACGACAGCAAGCCCCGGAAAATTCTCTATGACAACTCTGGGGAATATACAGTGGTGGCTGTGCCGGTTGCTGTCAACCTGCGATTATTCGCCCTGATCCTGGTGGAGACTATGAATTTAAAAAGCGGGGAACAGGTTGCCAATACCCTGAGGGCCTCGCTTGAGGCCTTTATCGAACACCTGGCGGCCCAACACCAGGTAGAGGCAGATACAGACCGTGATGCCGTCATCATTAAAGAAATTCTAGAGACCGAAACCGGCCATTTGCATACGGCTTCCTACAAGATCTTCAGAATCTTAAAAACCTATAATATTGATTTGTTTTTATTGCGGTCGGTTATTCTGATTCAACTGGAAAAAAAGACAAATGATTTTTTTAATATCAATCTTGACCTGGGCTATGAGGCCTCCATTAAAACCTTTAAAGACAATGTGGTGCAGGTTATAAAAAACAATAAATATCTCAATAATCAGGATCTGGTTGCTTTTGCCGACAACGATCATATTGTGGTTATTAAATCCTTTCTGTCCAATAAAGATATAGGCAGGCTTTACTATGCCCTTGATATTATCTGCCAGGGTATCATTCATGATCTGGATGCAGCCAAGATCTTTACCTACCGTGTAGCCTATGGCCGCCTATATTCCAACTTCCTGGAACTGGTTCACTCTTATACGGAAGCAAAAAAAACAATTTATCTGGGTGAATTGTTTCAGGATAATCCGGGCCTGTATAGTGCCGATCAGGGATTACTCGAACACATTAACTATTATCTGCCGCATATAATCCGGCATAAATCCATTTCCCCCGTCCTGGCCGGGATAAAAAAAGAGGGGGGCAATCCGGATCTGGAATTGCTGCAGATTATCGAAGCATATATTGACCAGAATACAAACCTGACCAAAACAGCCTCCCTGCTTCACTTACACAGGAATACCATTGCCCAAAAAGTTGACAGGTTTAAGAAAAAAACCGGGCTGGATCCGGAAAATAGCTTCAAAGATGCATTTATAATAAAAATGGCGGCTTTGACGGTAAAATTAAATAAAAGCTGA
- a CDS encoding MTAP family purine nucleoside phosphorylase produces the protein MKDIPLAPVAIIGGSGTLSMEFPQALKRDDVEIIARELIFDTPYGQTPPLQLFALAGRNVLTCRMHGWRTGVSRADASRQLFWLFRAAGVKKILAEGGVGSVNHLLDPRDFVVASDYIDQSVRKDIGLEGHYLLIMRQALCPDLRECLIHFAQARPLNRVFTRGVYVVTDGRHFESPAEVAMFKGHGDIIGQSLCPEVYLAREIGACFAGLYTVVNYGEGIVKDWQHSELSEIFYEDAHAVGHILLDTVKAMGDKQTCGCADLRKPTLLQAVYGAPE, from the coding sequence ATGAAGGATATTCCCTTGGCCCCGGTGGCCATCATCGGCGGATCGGGAACCTTGTCGATGGAGTTTCCGCAGGCGTTAAAGCGGGATGATGTGGAAATTATTGCGCGGGAGCTGATATTTGATACTCCCTACGGACAAACGCCGCCTTTGCAGTTATTTGCACTGGCCGGCAGAAATGTGCTGACCTGCCGCATGCATGGCTGGCGTACCGGGGTTAGCAGAGCAGATGCGTCGCGCCAACTATTCTGGTTGTTCCGTGCGGCGGGTGTTAAAAAAATCCTGGCTGAAGGCGGCGTAGGCTCGGTCAATCACTTGCTTGACCCGCGCGACTTTGTAGTGGCTTCCGACTATATTGATCAGTCGGTGCGTAAAGATATTGGCCTTGAGGGACATTATCTGTTGATTATGCGCCAGGCACTCTGCCCGGACCTGCGGGAATGCCTGATTCATTTTGCTCAGGCCCGGCCGTTAAACCGGGTATTTACGCGTGGCGTGTATGTAGTTACGGATGGACGCCATTTTGAAAGCCCGGCCGAAGTGGCCATGTTTAAAGGTCATGGTGATATCATCGGGCAGAGTTTATGCCCTGAGGTGTATCTGGCCCGGGAGATTGGTGCCTGCTTTGCCGGCTTATACACGGTGGTAAACTATGGCGAGGGTATTGTTAAAGACTGGCAGCATAGTGAACTCAGCGAGATATTTTATGAAGATGCCCATGCGGTCGGCCATATTCTGCTTGATACGGTAAAAGCAATGGGCGATAAGCAAACCTGCGGGTGTGCTGATTTACGTAAACCTACCTTATTGCAGGCGGTTTACGGAGCACCTGAGTAG
- a CDS encoding BMC domain-containing protein: MERNDALGFIETYGLVSVLEAADAMCKAADVELVGYENVASGLISVVVRGDVGAVQAAVEAGIKAAGKVGPVYSSNVIARPHADVQKIVAKYVIDW; encoded by the coding sequence GTGGAGAGAAATGATGCTTTGGGGTTCATAGAAACATATGGCCTGGTTTCGGTACTGGAGGCTGCGGATGCTATGTGCAAGGCTGCGGATGTGGAATTAGTCGGTTATGAAAATGTGGCCTCCGGTTTGATTTCCGTTGTGGTCCGCGGGGACGTGGGCGCGGTGCAAGCAGCTGTAGAGGCCGGCATCAAAGCCGCCGGCAAGGTGGGCCCGGTCTATAGTTCCAATGTTATTGCCCGGCCGCATGCGGACGTACAAAAGATTGTTGCCAAATATGTTATCGACTGGTAA
- a CDS encoding YgjV family protein: METINLVEWLGYLASALVAVSFVMKSINKLRFINLVGAVLFVVYGIAIQAMPVVLANLFIVCVNVYYLFKKNAG, encoded by the coding sequence ATGGAAACCATTAATCTAGTGGAATGGCTGGGGTATTTGGCTTCGGCGCTGGTCGCAGTTTCATTTGTAATGAAGTCGATCAATAAACTGCGGTTTATTAACCTGGTTGGCGCTGTTCTCTTTGTCGTTTATGGGATAGCCATTCAAGCGATGCCTGTGGTCCTGGCCAACCTGTTTATTGTCTGTGTGAATGTTTATTATCTGTTTAAGAAAAATGCCGGATAA